The genomic window ttaaatttaaaaaaaattatcaaaatttaaaattattgtgagcaaaaaaaatcaaatactaAATTAGAGCTAATTTATATCAAGTtagatttaattttcaaatttagaaataaaaaatttcattcatcttTTGTATTGGAAAAAATATGAACACcacatatataataagattaattatatgttattatttattattataaaaggttagtccaaaattaaaaatgagctaatttgattaaggttaagttaatataaaaattatatattagagTTATGGTCCTCAAATAATAAACGAAAATGAAAAGAGAATTAGATTTGGTTTGGAAGTGCATTCATATGGTAACTGAACGCAGgctgtttttaaaaaaaagtagattattatatatattttaaagaaattgTAAGCATGTATATTTTGAATATTCACACATTTGTTGACTCTCTAAATTTAATCTTCTTTCAATTTTAATCGATGAATATTCATGAAAGTTGGTTTTCTGTTATTCTTCAATTGTAATAATGTATACGACCATTagaatcaattttttaattttgataatcTATTTTAATACCTTTTGAATTTTATGTTTCGaatgatatattaaatattaaaattagtcaagagattaatattttcaatttttgattgaagattttgagttatttcaaaattgtagcatgattagaaatttcactttttgatctttatgttttatggaaaatttcaaaatataatggtaagtttatatatttgaatAGTTTAATTCCAATTGATTGGCATACCGGCTTTTATATCAACAGTCTATAGGATTGGCTAGTTCTAAACTTGCAGAACCATCAGAAGCGGAGTGGCAAAGTCTTTTCAGGGTTATCGCTTGCTGATTTTGGAAGAACCACAGCTCTTTCATATTTCAGAACGTTACCTGGATTGAGACTGGAATTATTAAGGTATCGTATAGCTAGGCAAAACAATACACTTCTCTAAATAGTAATGTTGCGACCACATCCCAAGGTTGAATTTATGGCCCCAATTAGGCGGTAATTGGGTTTGTTTAAATACGGATGGGTCTGTTTGGAATGAAGGTAGGTTTGCTGCAGCAGGGGGAATAGTGAAAACTCGAGATGGAAAGTGGATTTTGGGATTCAACAGATATTTAGGGAATTGTTCTATTTTTGATGCTGACGGGCATTTTgaatggcttgactctcttaataGACCGTAGTTATAATAGAGTTTTGATTCAAACTGATAATCTTGAGAGAGTCCAAGTTATTCATGAGAAGATAGCAAATGAATCTAATTCTGCTTTGGTTCGAAGAATTCATCACCTGTTGAGGCACTTTAGTCATTGGCAAATTGGTCACATCTCTAGAGAAGATAATTAGGATACGGATAGACTAGTTAAACTAGCTCGCCATAGTACTTATGATTTATGCTAATATGAGGACTCCTCGCTAGGGGGGTAAGTTAAtttttgtaacttgatttagttttatttcttttcacaaaaaaaaaataatcgaAGCAATAAGTCATCAAAGTGACCTCTATTgtgtaaattaatttgttttaaaatataaaagattattTTCACccagaaaaataaatataaaaggttATGTacatgtaacttaagttatgttaatattggTTGGTCCGAAAGAaggttaatatttaataaaattacatgTACAACTGTAGTAATAAACATGCGATGATTATTTAGTTTTACACGTGAGTAATAAATTAGtccaaaagaaaatttattgTTCGGCATGTTCCTATTGAGTAACAAAATTTTAGTGTTAATGCAAACGAGATTCGTTAAAtctattaattgatttttatgagtaatatatgaaaataataaacagaTATATCATTATACATATGATAACATGTTTGatatattaaatgttaaaaataacaaaatttagtgATTTAATAGTTGTCATTTgattaagactaaaatttcaaattctaaaattacaAATAccgaaaataacaaaattaaaatacaattacaAAATATAATAGCAAGTTTTAACTTATTAATTTCCATACTCCCATCACCAACAACCAACCATACAACTTAAATGGCGTTAGAGCCAATATTTAGTTCAGACCTAAAATATCCAACGAAGATGTGGTAAGTTCGACTTGACACATCTCAGGGAGGAGGTGGACGAAAGTGATAAATCATCGATGCCGACGACGTGCGAAGAGGCAAGCCCTTTCTTGCCCCTATCAATAGAGTTTTTcaaaaagtttgaaattaaaaattaatacaatcactttttaagatgataaatttttaatttatttttattaaaaataatacaataataaatttatattaatatataatttaaatttctaGCTCTCTGTCGGTGCTTGAAAAGTCAATAAGCCAACAAATTGGTCAATTTATATTGACTTACAGCCAAAAAACTGAATTTAACCCACAATAGTAGATTTTTCCTTCAAAGTTTAATTTcttcatgttttatttattaatacaGTGCCAGTTAACACTTGAATAGTCGCATAAATTACTAGTATGAGAAACTCCATtgcaaatatatattatatattatatatataccacCAAAAACATGAAACGATGAAATAGTTTGAAATATATGTTTCATCTTTgaatattttacataaaatatatcGCTAAGTgatcttaatttattcaaaatttgacaTCGAATTATTAATAtactaattataaatttatgtaaAGCTATTTTAGTGTTGCAGTATGATATAAACAGGGGCGAAATCAGGGGTTGGCAGGGGTCCTGGTcccttaaaatggaaaaattttcatttacgtcttttgaaatttttaaaattttaaattagtaaaagtaaaattgtactttatccccctaaaaatgataaaaatttgatttaatcctttaaaaattataaagatagaaggtattaaaatggtgaaattgtatttttactattataaaaattataatttaatttcagcccctaaaacaattttctggcttcgcccatataagaaaatgttagatctAAATTTATAAAGTCTGTCTATTGATGATAATTAATAACTTATTGACTATAATTGAACATGTGTTCTGTAAATTCTGGTTATCACCATAGTCCGAATTATGTATAAGCCTCGGAGATATTTGAGTCAAAACTGAGTATAAAGCCAAAACTAACAAACGACGATTTCAAGCCAAATCGTTCACTAAAGTCTAAAGacttcagcatatatatataaagcagtACCGTCTGTCTTCCATGCTATCGTCTCAATGGATCAATGGTTCCAACGGAAAAGTGGTACTACCATAAACCTCATACGACCAACCTTGCAATGAAAACCGTTACGTTCACCGCAAGCAAAGTAATAGGGCCTCCATCGATTGAGCACAAAGTGGAAGCCGTCGCCGCCTCCTTGTGTGGGACTAGCAATCATCTTTGCTCTTCTTAAGTCACAAGTCAGGAAACTCCACAGATTTGGCAGCAAGTAAACGCTGTGTGGAAACGTGTTGTTGCTTGGTGGATCATATTTGAACACTGGGCAGCCATCATGTTTACATTAAATATGGATCGtatgagagaaaagaaagggagaaaagtcGCGTTTAATAATGACTCACCTAGTGTATCGTTGAAGTAGAAAGGACCATTTTGGAATGCCCATTCAGTGTAGTTGAAGCCGAAGTGCCAGTTTTCTGATCCGCCCACATTGATCTTGTTGGGGCCTTGTGTCTGATTAGGGGGATGGTAGGGTCCCCAGCCCCAGCCCCAGTTGGTGTGGTTATAACCAGAGCCCCAATCCATGTTGGCAATGCTCATTCCCCATAGGGAAGCCACCATCATTATGACGAGTCTTGTGGAACCTGCAAAACGCATGTTTATGATCAAGTGATGAAGTTAGGAGATAGTAAAAGTTGAATGATTCTGAGATTGAGAGGATGACCGGCATTGGTTTATATAGAGGAAAGAGAGTtttgaaaatgatgaagaaaaccATAATTCCATGGTGCTAATTTGCCGAATTCAATTGACCCTTTTTTCAACATAGGCCTGGAAAATGTGATAGGGAAGGTGCTTCAAGGAACTCAAGGTTACCCCAAGTCGTCTCCTATCCACTATGACGCTTGTTCCTCCTCTTTTCATATTTCCGACATTCCATTAATTCTTTGTTCAAAATCATTACATAATTACCTACCTATACTAAAATCTTAACACAGTTGtgcaaaattttctttcaaaCCTTAAATTTTCACTTGGGTTGCACTACCTTCCCGAACTCACCATCAATCAAAACCATtcagattttattaaaaaaaagaagatattATAATAATCCGACAGGCAGGATAGTGGGTTGGTGAAAGAAATGGTAAAACCTCTTTTGATTAACCGATATGAATGGATGAACAGTGTTAGtttgcataaaataaaattgtGTTTTCTCTCCTCCACTACAAATTTGCAAATTGACCTAAAATAGATTGCAAAAGTCAAAAGTAACATACGATCTTAGGCTGACACAACTACGCGCGCACTCACGTTTATGTGATGTAATAATGACGGTTTAACAGCAGATTATATGATTAATCTTGTGTTAGTGAAACAGAAATGTGTTGAGTTTGGCATATGATAAAATAGTGGTAACTTCATTTTGAGAGACAAGCAAAATCTCAAGACATCATTATTCAATGCATCAGATGGCTGCCATCATTCACCAAAGTGATGGGTTTTACAGCCATTTGATTGTGACAATCCATCAGTCGCCAATCGGAGTGGAGTTTATGCGTAGAGAGCTCAAGTGCATTTCaaatttcttctccttttctaACCATTAAACCCATCTGGCTTGAAATTGAATACATTGTCCTCCTACAATTGTCATCCTCCACTTGCTGCCCTTCTTTATTTAACATCAGGTTATGTAATTAGCCTCATGACCAACTTGTTACAACCATATCTAAAAtcgttaaattaaattataaatgtatgcCTATGCTCTCACTGTGATTCCTTTGAGtgctatttttaattaatttttaaacatcttatatatataatttgacaAAGTAAATTTCTAACTCCGCCACTATTTATATCATCAACCGGTTCCACTCATTGGAAATTTTTATAGTTTgttaaattaagattaattagaaatgcacaaaaaaaaagaataataagagaatcattattactttttaatatatcatgaaaaatgttaaatggtaatataatgtaaaattattaataaattagctCATCAATTCACATGAATCTCGTTCATCTATGAGAAAATAAATTGACATTAATCCCTATAAAAAAatgcttttaaatgtttttaactaCTAAAGAAAATGAGAACTTAATTCTAACATTAGCAATAATAAAATGAGAACTTATGAAGATTAATTTGTTATCTGtttctgtaaaaaaaaaactacataaTTCATTAATTCGTGGGAAGATAGTGAACCCTTGTAGTTGAAAAATGTTTTAGGAGGAATCTCTGAAGTAAATGGTGGCTGATAGAGTAATCCTTGATTATAATTTTCAGTACGAGTACTGTGTACAAGACAAAACTTGTGACTGATAGTAAAACACCGATCCCCTGTTGAGATCTAATTCAATCTTCATAAATTTCGCGAGATATTTTCTTACGTGGGGAAAAGTTCTATTGCTTCCAAATCATTGTCTTCCTCTAATAATGtatgcttttatttttatgtttaaaaattataggttttgtataaaacataaattaaatcaataataattaatacgttcaaaatcatatttaaaagtttaattaaaaaatagttttcaTCACAATATTACATCTTAAATTAAAGTCAATTTAAGacgtttttaatataaaattttaattcttatacAACTGCaatatttgaaattataaattaatattgcataaaaattaaatttcataattcaaaataatatataaaatgtatttgACTacatcaaatatataataattctTTTATGTGATTGAGttacctaaataaaaaaaatttaattataaataataatctatatataattttaagtgtAAAATAATAACTAAGTTCAAAAATTTATGATTCATATTTAATgtgtattaaaagaaaaaaaataagttaaaagtgaaaaagagaaagagaggaagTGGACAAACAATTTTTTTGAGGAGatgttaaaaaagaagaaaaaaaagagtgagAGGATATCATGTAAAAATAGCTTCTCGGTTCTTTTCTTGTGTTTCTTTTAtcgaatataaaattttgaaaaagataaaacagaaacaaaaaagaaaacgaaaaagtaTATTTAAGATTAATACATTtcactaaaaaatatattataaatgttgaaaaaatatatcaataaataataacaataaacaaATAGATCATGATAGTGATAAGTGCTAAaggtaacatgttttaatctcattcttaatgtgtttttgggtgattattcgatgtcaATGGTGAGTTTTATActcctaatattttaaattcatgttttatacttacgAGAGTATTTGGAAGCAAAAGGAGAGAAAAACGGTAAATCAGAGTAGGGTACATAAGCCACACGGGCTGATCCcttccacacgaccgtgtgagccatacggactatcacacggccatgtggcaggCTGTATTGATTTCGCGAATTGACACTCTGTATTATTGGAAAACACGATTTTCAAGTTTTTCGGGCATTTTAAGAcgtatatataacaaaaataagaatATATGAGAGAATtgtcatagaatactcaagaaaacaactcgaaaaacatcATTGAAGCTGATTCTGAAGCAGATTTCCGTCAAAATTGAAGACTTCCAATTGATTTCTTtggagattatcatgagtttttttatttcttttggttaGACTGtatcttggatgtttttattttcaagtatgaactaattttctaaatacctagaggAATTAACCCTATGATGTACTCTGttgcttgatttttattttaagcaataaatacttagatcttgttctcaattatgtgtgcttaattcttggtttgatatttctaggtTATTGATActtgtttgatgtgcttaaatcagaggaggaataggcactgtttaagagtagatctagcgtaaTTGAGTGGTTGAGTGgaattgcatgcaatcctagaaataggacgacataaatctatcggattagagtgaaatctaataggggaatccatagcttgagttaatgtgataatatgagttttaattagaaagaaatttcaattaatcagccaagagttagttgctcttactctcgaaagagatattagcatactTTAGAGATTTTTACGAATTAAGATACTAAGTAAatagttgctcttactctcgaaagagatattagcatactTTAGAGATTTTTACGAATTaagatactaagtaaagaaattgcgtaatttagattgtagtgacagatgaagtctaggtgaattctttcctggatattgttttgcttcttggttgttaattggttattttcttgttttgttcCTTGTcgtgttcattagttaattaatttagttaattttagttttaatcaaccactcgaatttatcggttaaataatagaaagacgataattactagtacttttagccATCATGGGAATAATATTTTGTTTACCGTAGCtgtactattaattgataggtgcacttatcttagtcaaatttttagttagttaacGACGCATCAGATAGCTTACAATAAAAGAACTAGAAAAGTGTAGtattattaaaagaaatattatttatagagAAAAACCAAGTACATATGATTAAGATATAGATAGAAACCAAATACATAAGCGCAATGTAAAATATAAAGAAGAAAGCTTTGAATGTGTAAGGATCAAAGTAGAAGATATTCCAGAAAGTGATATTCTTACAAATAAAACGCCATTTTTTGTTCATATCTCTAACAACATGGATTCATTACCCACTGTACAAAATTGACATCACCAAAGATGTCCTACCTTCGGAGCTAGAAGAAAAAGTTGATAGATGGCAAGAAAATGAGTTAAACTAAATTAAGCCTATTTTACAAAACCTAACAAAATATAAACTCAAAACACAAAACAAGACTCTATCGAAAAAGAAGCATTGTAAATCAAAACAATCTTAAATCATTAATAGGctaatttaagttataaaaaaacgtttttagggttttaaaaaaaaagttataacttACAATACCATGAATAAAAAATCACATATTGATAATGtcataaatatctcataaaaatgTCACAAATAGATagaatattattgttttttttttgaagactTTTGGCTTTCCGTCTTCCCCATTTTTTCTCCatcacattatttttatttattttcctattacattttttaaaataaataaagtcttCATGAGATTactaaaaatgcaaaaaatttAATCTATCATCTTTTTTCATATTAACCTGAATTTCACCCAGTTCAATCCATTTTTCATATTGTTTTAGTGTAACACCGTCGGATTCCGTTTCTAACGACCCAAGATCGATAAGCACTCTTATTTATAACTTCGTAGAACCTTAGAATTCTGGAATAAATATCGTTCTTGTCAATCTTTCAAATAGATTACGAATCTTTTACAAACTTTCCCAAAAATCTTgataaatttagtaaattttgaaAGTTGATATTAATTCTTGCATTTTTTGTCGATTGAAAGACTCATTGTAGGTGACCCGAATCAGAATTGGACGTGAGGATCATCGTACAAGACCCCAAAAgtcaggtgtgtgttcttttacgaGAAAATCGAGGCAAAATCAAACTCAACCCAGATCACATGGcttaccacacgggcgtgtaggtcACCGTGTAGACTACATGGCCtcacacacgaccatgtcaccccTAAAACCCTAGGATGTTCGACTTCACACAGCTTATGACCCTTTACACAGCCTCCCACACGGCCATCTCTTTCCTATAGGTTGAAATTTCAAATGTCACATGGCCACAGTCtctcacacagcctagccacacggtccaatcacatggtcgtgtgtcccctgaaaCCAAGAATTTAAAGTTTTGGCCCacaattttatgttttgatcagTTTAGTCCCTGAATaggtttcaatttatttttagtgaattgaATTATACAATTAGGTCCCCGATGATATATGGCATACTAGAATCCATGAATGATTACATTAATGCGATATTTATTTGCATCTATGAATATTTGCGTTAACTATAAATAGTATATGTTaccttgtatatatatgtgtttgaaattgtATGACAGACATGCCCTAAA from Gossypium hirsutum isolate 1008001.06 chromosome D12, Gossypium_hirsutum_v2.1, whole genome shotgun sequence includes these protein-coding regions:
- the LOC107956542 gene encoding uncharacterized protein, whose amino-acid sequence is MRFAGSTRLVIMMVASLWGMSIANMDWGSGYNHTNWGWGWGPYHPPNQTQGPNKINVGGSENWHFGFNYTEWAFQNGPFYFNDTLVFKYDPPSNNTFPHSVYLLPNLWSFLTCDLRRAKMIASPTQGGGDGFHFVLNRWRPYYFACGERNGFHCKVGRMRFMVVPLFRWNH